The proteins below are encoded in one region of Candidatus Thiodiazotropha sp. LNASS1:
- a CDS encoding thioredoxin fold domain-containing protein: MPRLLTVLILTLLIVDDMSADWRSKTVSVVRDFTELVKKARDEKIPILLMVSQDHCPFCQQLKREILNPMVVSGDYDDKVIITELLIDVGENVIDFEGNSVYPGSIASNYNTWVTPTLLFLDHQGKEVHKRMLGVNTIEMYGYYLDVSLKDALAAVKQGEPYRYKTNKTDQLGTDPHWDL, encoded by the coding sequence ATGCCCCGGCTGCTGACTGTACTGATACTGACCTTGCTGATCGTTGATGATATGTCGGCCGATTGGCGCAGCAAAACGGTCTCGGTGGTGCGTGATTTTACCGAGTTGGTGAAAAAGGCCCGCGACGAAAAGATACCGATACTGCTGATGGTTTCCCAGGACCATTGTCCCTTTTGTCAGCAGCTCAAGCGGGAGATATTGAACCCGATGGTGGTCAGCGGAGACTACGACGACAAGGTCATAATCACCGAACTGCTGATTGACGTTGGGGAAAATGTCATCGATTTTGAGGGTAACAGTGTTTATCCGGGCAGCATTGCCTCGAACTACAACACCTGGGTAACCCCAACCCTGTTGTTTCTGGATCACCAGGGCAAGGAAGTGCATAAACGAATGCTCGGCGTCAACACAATCGAGATGTATGGTTACTATCTTGATGTATCCCTCAAGGATGCCTTGGCAGCGGTTAAACAGGGCGAACCCTATCGTTATAAAACCAATAAAACAGACCAACTGGGTACTGATCCACATTGGGATCTGTAG
- the ssb gene encoding single-stranded DNA-binding protein produces the protein MARGINKVILIGNLGKDPETRYMPSGGAVTNVTLATSESWKDKSTGEQQERTEWHRVVFFNRLGEIAGEYLKKGSKVYVEGSLRTRKWQGQDGQDRYTTEVVASEMQMLDSRGGTASFDAPQAQAASRPQQSAPTSVPDNDFDDDIPF, from the coding sequence ATGGCTCGAGGAATCAATAAAGTAATCCTGATTGGCAACCTGGGCAAGGACCCGGAGACCCGCTATATGCCCAGCGGCGGCGCCGTCACCAACGTGACCCTGGCGACCTCCGAGAGCTGGAAGGACAAGAGTACCGGTGAACAGCAGGAGCGCACCGAGTGGCACCGGGTGGTCTTCTTCAACCGCCTGGGCGAGATTGCCGGCGAGTATCTGAAGAAAGGATCGAAAGTCTACGTGGAGGGGAGCCTGCGTACCCGCAAATGGCAGGGGCAGGACGGACAGGACCGCTACACCACAGAAGTCGTGGCCAGCGAGATGCAGATGCTCGACAGCCGTGGCGGGACAGCCTCATTCGATGCTCCGCAGGCTCAGGCTGCTTCCCGGCCCCAGCAGTCGGCACCCACCTCAGTGCCGGATAATGACTTTGATGATGATATTCCGTTCTAG
- a CDS encoding NnrS family protein, with protein MGLIPLGERPAPSTPPSGWAPFALGFRPFFALAGLSGLILMVLWIGFWHAGKVPPSAYYTTIDWHSHEMLFGFTLAIIAGFLLTAVRNWTGIDTPTGKPLALLALLWLLARLVPFVPSIPSWLVALTDLLFIPALIYALYTPLTKAENRINRLFLPLLAAMALANLLYHLQGLGVTSTGPRGLTLMLNLVLLLLIFVGGRVLPFFTEKAVNGATPRFNKQREQFVYAVFILWTLGELLLPQSGLLFPLAFGVAATQAWRLADWYHPGIWRRPILWVLFSGLFWLTLGYFLKGLSLLNLFPANLAIHALTAGAIGVFTLGMMARVALGHTGREIEPNKFITIAFILINLAVIIRVFLPVTGLLGYETCIGLSGSLWALCYLLFVLTYLPILARPRIDGRPG; from the coding sequence ATGGGATTGATCCCTCTCGGCGAACGTCCCGCACCATCCACGCCACCATCGGGATGGGCGCCATTCGCATTGGGTTTTCGCCCCTTCTTTGCCCTGGCCGGACTATCCGGACTGATTTTAATGGTCCTGTGGATCGGTTTTTGGCACGCAGGCAAGGTGCCCCCCTCTGCCTACTACACGACCATCGACTGGCACAGCCACGAGATGCTGTTCGGATTCACCCTTGCCATCATCGCCGGTTTTCTCCTCACTGCAGTGCGAAACTGGACAGGCATCGACACCCCGACCGGGAAACCGTTGGCATTACTGGCACTGTTGTGGTTGCTGGCCAGATTGGTACCGTTCGTTCCGTCTATCCCTTCATGGCTGGTCGCACTGACCGACCTGCTGTTCATCCCGGCATTGATCTACGCCCTCTATACACCACTGACGAAGGCTGAGAATCGCATCAATAGACTCTTCCTCCCCTTGCTGGCAGCGATGGCTTTGGCCAACCTGCTTTACCATTTACAAGGACTCGGAGTGACCTCCACGGGACCGCGGGGACTCACCCTGATGCTCAATCTGGTCCTGCTGCTGCTGATTTTCGTCGGCGGAAGAGTGTTGCCCTTTTTCACCGAAAAGGCGGTCAATGGCGCAACTCCCCGGTTCAACAAGCAGCGGGAGCAGTTTGTCTATGCTGTCTTCATCCTCTGGACCCTGGGAGAGCTGCTGCTCCCCCAATCAGGATTGCTGTTTCCTCTTGCGTTTGGCGTGGCGGCCACCCAGGCCTGGCGTCTCGCCGACTGGTACCACCCCGGTATATGGCGGCGGCCGATCCTGTGGGTGTTGTTCAGCGGACTGTTCTGGCTGACACTCGGCTATTTTCTAAAGGGCTTGTCCCTGCTGAATCTGTTCCCCGCCAATCTCGCCATCCATGCCCTCACGGCAGGCGCCATTGGTGTCTTCACCCTGGGTATGATGGCCAGAGTCGCTCTGGGACATACCGGCAGGGAGATCGAACCCAACAAATTCATCACCATTGCATTCATCCTGATCAACCTTGCGGTGATCATAAGGGTATTTCTGCCGGTGACAGGCCTACTCGGGTACGAAACCTGTATCGGCCTATCCGGCTCCCTGTGGGCACTCTGTTATCTGCTCTTTGTTCTGACCTACCTGCCGATTCTGGCACGTCCGCGGATTGACGGACGTCCCGGCTAA
- a CDS encoding sulfur globule family protein, protein MSKIVKIAAAAALIAASASASAWWGNPWNNGWGNGNDFMGDGFGDGDFSFNMSGSARGAGNGYGRGYNNYYNRPYYGYAPYGAPYGAPVAPYGAPVAPQAAAPEAK, encoded by the coding sequence ATGTCCAAAATCGTAAAAATCGCAGCCGCTGCTGCTCTGATCGCCGCTTCCGCTTCTGCTTCTGCATGGTGGGGCAATCCTTGGAACAACGGCTGGGGTAACGGCAATGATTTCATGGGTGACGGATTCGGTGACGGAGACTTCTCTTTCAACATGAGCGGTAGCGCTCGTGGCGCCGGCAACGGTTACGGCCGTGGCTACAACAACTACTACAACCGTCCTTACTACGGTTACGCCCCTTACGGCGCTCCTTATGGCGCTCCCGTTGCTCCTTACGGCGCTCCTGTTGCTCCTCAGGCTGCCGCCCCTGAAGCCAAGTAA